The stretch of DNA AATCGCCGTGGCGGTAGAAATCGAGCGAGACGACCTGCGGCGGACGCGCCGTCGGCTCCACCTCCGGCTCCGTGACATCTACCGATTCGGCACCGACGGCCCCGGCCAGGGCCTTGGCCAGGTCCCGGCAGGCCCACGGCAGCTCGGCCGTCGTCCCCACGGTCACCGTCTCGCCCAGCACCGCCTCGGAGGAACTCACGTCCACCAGCCGGACCGCCAGGGTGTACGTCTCGCCCAGGGCGGAGAGGGAGCCCACGGCGATGTAGTCGGCGCCGGTCAGCGCGCCGAGCTCCGCGGCCTCGCCGGTCGTCATGCCCGCCGCGGAGAGCGACCGCTCCTCCATCACCCGCGCCAATTGCGACCGCTCGATGACCCGCACCCCGGGGAGACCGATGAGCTCCGTGCGCAGAATCTCCGCCACCGCCACCGCCTGCTCGGGGAAGACTCCCA from bacterium encodes:
- a CDS encoding CsgG/HfaB family protein, which codes for MRGAALLLLFAAGLAAAAEPVNLAVTDFQPLGVFPEQAVAVAEILRTELIGLPGVRVIERSQLARVMEERSLSAAGMTTGEAAELGALTGADYIAVGSLSALGETYTLAVRLVDVSSSEAVLGETVTVGTTAELPWACRDLAKALAGAVGAESVDVTEPEVEPTARPPQVVSLDFYRHGDYSSPATRFGLVETEMVVWVLKLGREGAGPEEAHEVTVVWTAPDGEVRWEEVRSAVFAEGQGSLRVIGGKGYTEPGVWLAGGWDVRVRLDGSEAASGGFIVE